One Streptomyces sp. V4I8 genomic window carries:
- a CDS encoding PepSY domain-containing protein gives MKRNIVIATVAAAALIGGGTVAAYASGDDDSAPTQRQSGIRVTDDRDDSAEDAADDKADRADDAADDRGDDATDDRTAAAAKVTADDAIAAALKHTPGTAVAADLDDDRSNVWEVNVVQGDGTDHDVRVSADNGKVLGAQRDDDDDNDGREDLTALKGASVDAREAAEAAAANGTVTDVDLDDDGPAAWSVETTKGEWKVDLKTGKVTQDHDDAQDDRNGQDDRDGDDD, from the coding sequence ATGAAGCGCAACATCGTCATCGCCACCGTCGCCGCCGCGGCCCTGATCGGAGGCGGCACCGTCGCGGCCTACGCGTCCGGTGACGACGACAGCGCACCCACGCAGCGTCAGTCCGGCATCCGGGTCACCGACGACCGGGACGACAGCGCGGAGGACGCGGCGGACGACAAGGCGGACAGGGCGGACGACGCCGCCGACGACCGGGGCGACGACGCCACGGACGACCGTACGGCAGCCGCCGCCAAGGTCACCGCCGACGACGCGATCGCGGCCGCGCTGAAGCACACGCCGGGCACGGCCGTCGCCGCCGACCTGGACGACGACCGCTCGAATGTCTGGGAGGTCAACGTCGTGCAGGGCGACGGCACCGACCACGACGTCCGGGTCTCCGCGGACAACGGCAAGGTCCTCGGCGCCCAGCGCGACGACGATGACGACAACGACGGCCGCGAGGACCTCACCGCGCTGAAGGGCGCGAGCGTGGACGCCCGTGAAGCCGCCGAAGCCGCGGCGGCGAACGGCACCGTCACCGACGTCGACCTCGACGACGACGGCCCCGCGGCCTGGAGCGTGGAGACCACGAAGGGCGAGTGGAAGGTCGACCTCAAGACGGGCAAGGTCACCCAGGACCACGACGACGCCCAGGACGACCGGAACGGTCAGGACGACCGCGACGGCGACGACGACTGA
- a CDS encoding SchA/CurD-like domain-containing protein — translation MTTSPYTSQSAFDGSRMRVLLLVDLHEGAEQQFLDAYEQMRDRVASVPGHLGDQLCQSVENPSQWLITSEWATAPPYHAWVNSDEHIETVRPLTRCARELRSLRYGIVRETGGARETGGARETGGARPHTGGLQKDVRRGDGVIRHALTFTVKPGSESKVAEILAGYAPPEARVNETTRLRRTTLFMHGNRVVRTVEVEGDLTTALRHVSRQPEIRAVEEALNPHLEQHRDLTDPESARTFFARAAMPPVHHVARGGPEPAGLTRHALYYPAKEGCGMAVARLLSRQDETAAADPAGPVHRSTVFQRGDIVVRLIDVRGDPEADPVMALGILGPRKAAVLARLLDGDALGVEGPLRRDREATRLLTHADMALITDRRAAQS, via the coding sequence ATGACCACTTCGCCCTACACATCCCAGTCGGCGTTCGACGGCTCCAGGATGCGAGTCCTTCTGCTGGTCGACCTTCACGAAGGCGCCGAGCAACAGTTCCTGGACGCGTACGAGCAGATGCGCGACCGCGTCGCGTCGGTTCCCGGTCACCTCGGTGACCAACTGTGCCAGTCCGTGGAGAACCCGTCCCAGTGGCTCATCACGAGCGAATGGGCCACCGCCCCGCCGTACCACGCCTGGGTGAACAGCGACGAGCACATCGAGACGGTCCGGCCCCTGACACGCTGCGCCCGCGAGCTCCGCTCGCTGCGGTACGGCATCGTCCGCGAGACCGGCGGCGCTCGTGAGACAGGGGGAGCCCGCGAGACCGGCGGCGCCCGCCCCCACACCGGCGGACTCCAGAAGGACGTACGGAGGGGCGACGGGGTAATCCGCCATGCCCTGACCTTCACCGTCAAGCCCGGCTCAGAGTCCAAGGTCGCCGAGATCCTCGCCGGCTACGCCCCGCCCGAGGCCCGCGTCAACGAGACCACCCGCCTGCGCCGCACCACCCTGTTCATGCACGGCAACCGGGTCGTACGCACCGTCGAGGTCGAGGGCGACCTGACGACGGCGCTGCGCCACGTCTCCCGCCAGCCCGAGATCCGGGCCGTCGAAGAGGCCCTCAACCCGCATCTGGAGCAGCACCGGGATCTCACCGACCCCGAGTCCGCACGGACCTTCTTCGCCCGCGCCGCCATGCCGCCCGTCCACCACGTGGCGCGCGGCGGCCCGGAACCGGCCGGCCTCACGCGGCACGCCCTCTACTACCCGGCCAAAGAGGGCTGCGGCATGGCGGTGGCCCGGCTCCTCTCCCGCCAGGACGAGACCGCGGCGGCCGACCCGGCCGGCCCCGTGCACCGCAGCACCGTCTTCCAGCGGGGGGACATCGTCGTCCGCCTCATCGACGTACGGGGTGATCCCGAAGCCGATCCGGTCATGGCGCTCGGCATCCTTGGCCCGAGGAAGGCCGCCGTCCTGGCACGGCTGCTCGACGGCGACGCCCTCGGCGTCGAGGGACCGCTCAGGCGCGACCGGGAGGCGACCCGCCTCC
- a CDS encoding response regulator transcription factor: protein MRLLIVEDEKRLALSLAKGLTAEGYAVDVVHDGREGLYRASEGSYDLVILDIMLPGMNGYRVCAALRAAGHDVPILMLTAKDGEYDEAEGLDTGADDYLTKPFSYVVLVARVKALLRRGGQGAGASPVHVHGDLKVDTAARRVFLGDGEVVLTTKEFAVLEQLVVRAGEVVSKAEILEHVWDFAYEGDPNIVEVYISTLRRKLSAGLIRTVRGAGYRLERAEATP from the coding sequence ATGCGCCTGTTGATCGTGGAGGACGAGAAGCGGCTGGCCCTGTCGCTCGCCAAAGGCCTGACGGCCGAGGGGTACGCCGTGGACGTCGTCCACGACGGCCGGGAGGGTCTGTACCGGGCCTCGGAGGGGTCGTACGACCTCGTGATCCTCGACATCATGCTGCCCGGCATGAACGGCTACCGCGTCTGCGCCGCCCTGCGCGCCGCCGGCCACGACGTGCCGATCCTGATGCTCACCGCCAAGGACGGCGAGTACGACGAGGCCGAGGGGCTGGACACCGGCGCCGACGACTACCTCACCAAGCCGTTCTCGTACGTCGTCCTCGTCGCCCGCGTGAAGGCGCTGCTGCGACGCGGGGGACAGGGGGCCGGGGCCTCGCCCGTGCATGTCCACGGGGACCTCAAGGTCGACACCGCCGCCCGCCGGGTCTTCCTCGGCGACGGCGAAGTGGTCCTCACCACCAAGGAGTTCGCGGTCCTGGAGCAACTCGTGGTGCGGGCCGGGGAGGTGGTGTCCAAGGCGGAGATCCTGGAGCACGTCTGGGACTTCGCCTATGAGGGAGATCCGAACATCGTCGAGGTGTACATCAGCACGCTGCGGCGCAAGCTGAGCGCCGGGCTCATCCGGACGGTGCGCGGGGCCGGTTACCGGCTGGAGAGAGCGGAGGCGACGCCGTGA
- a CDS encoding AIM24 family protein translates to MFRLQGSKVLAVDMTGDAVKAKNGSMVAYDGQMAFKKMSGGGEGLRGMVTRRLTGEQMTVMEVKGHGTCWFADRASEINLVNLQGDKLYVESSNLLATDAGLRTGTSFTGMRGASQGNGLFTTTVEGHGQAAIMSDGPAVVLRVSSQYPLTVDPGAYVAHQGNLRQSFQSGVTFRTLMGEGGGEAFQIRFEGDGLVYVQPSERNTIAGDV, encoded by the coding sequence ATGTTCCGACTTCAGGGAAGCAAGGTGCTCGCCGTCGACATGACCGGGGACGCCGTGAAGGCGAAGAACGGCTCGATGGTCGCGTACGACGGGCAGATGGCCTTCAAGAAGATGAGCGGTGGCGGTGAGGGGCTGCGTGGCATGGTGACGCGGCGCCTGACCGGTGAGCAGATGACGGTGATGGAGGTGAAGGGCCACGGGACGTGCTGGTTCGCGGACCGGGCCTCCGAGATCAATCTCGTCAACCTCCAGGGCGACAAGCTGTACGTGGAGTCGAGCAATCTGCTGGCCACCGATGCGGGGCTGCGGACGGGGACCAGCTTTACGGGGATGCGTGGCGCCTCGCAGGGCAACGGGCTGTTCACGACCACGGTCGAGGGGCATGGGCAGGCGGCGATCATGTCGGACGGGCCGGCCGTGGTGCTCCGGGTCAGTTCGCAGTATCCGTTGACCGTCGATCCGGGGGCCTATGTGGCCCATCAGGGGAATCTGCGGCAGTCCTTCCAGTCCGGTGTGACCTTCCGCACGCTCATGGGCGAGGGCGGCGGCGAGGCCTTCCAGATCCGGTTCGAGGGGGACGGGCTGGTGTACGTACAGCCGAGCGAGCGGAACACGATCGCGGGGGACGTGTGA
- a CDS encoding AIM24 family protein codes for MGFREVNSKMVEAVVVPGQRLFSQRGAMLAYKGEVSFTPNTAGGQGGIMSMIGRRVANEDTPLMSVEGSGTVLFGHGGHHIQVINLSGDTLCVEADRLLAFEGTLQQGTMFLGSQGGVMGMVRGQISGQGLFTTTLKGHGAVAVMAHGGVFEIPITPERPVHVDPQAYVAHHGDVRNKLSTALGWRDMVGRGSGEAFQLELSGSGAVYVQASEEKL; via the coding sequence ATGGGCTTCCGTGAGGTCAACTCCAAGATGGTCGAGGCCGTGGTCGTGCCCGGGCAGCGGCTGTTCAGTCAGCGCGGGGCGATGCTCGCCTACAAGGGGGAGGTGTCCTTCACCCCGAACACGGCCGGCGGCCAGGGCGGGATCATGTCGATGATCGGGCGCCGGGTGGCGAACGAGGACACCCCGCTGATGAGCGTCGAGGGCAGCGGCACCGTGCTCTTCGGGCACGGCGGCCATCACATCCAGGTGATCAACCTCTCCGGCGACACCCTGTGCGTGGAGGCGGACCGCCTTCTCGCCTTCGAGGGCACGCTCCAGCAGGGCACGATGTTCCTCGGCTCGCAGGGCGGCGTCATGGGCATGGTCCGGGGCCAGATCAGCGGGCAGGGGCTGTTCACCACGACCCTCAAGGGGCACGGGGCGGTGGCTGTCATGGCGCATGGCGGGGTCTTCGAGATTCCGATCACCCCGGAGCGGCCCGTCCACGTCGATCCCCAGGCCTATGTCGCCCACCACGGCGACGTGCGCAACAAGCTGTCGACGGCGTTGGGCTGGCGGGACATGGTGGGGCGCGGCTCCGGCGAGGCCTTCCAGCTGGAGCTCAGCGGGAGCGGTGCGGTGTACGTCCAGGCGTCGGAGGAGAAGCTGTGA
- a CDS encoding DUF3817 domain-containing protein, which translates to MDIKTATALRRLRLVSAPEAVSFLLLLVCSVLKRTTDFNAVPVMGAVHGILFILYVIFWADAWNRAKWPLKTAALYFVLSVLPTGGFFADRKLKREAEDAVIASRARQEGIVNA; encoded by the coding sequence GTGGACATCAAGACCGCCACCGCCCTCCGCCGCCTCCGCCTCGTCTCGGCCCCCGAGGCGGTGTCGTTCCTGCTCCTGCTCGTCTGCTCGGTACTGAAGCGGACCACGGACTTCAACGCGGTACCCGTGATGGGCGCGGTCCACGGCATCCTCTTCATCCTCTACGTGATCTTCTGGGCGGACGCCTGGAACCGCGCCAAGTGGCCCCTGAAGACCGCGGCCCTCTACTTCGTCCTCTCCGTCCTGCCGACCGGCGGCTTCTTCGCCGACCGCAAGCTCAAGCGCGAGGCCGAGGACGCGGTCATCGCCTCCCGCGCCCGCCAGGAAGGAATCGTCAACGCATGA
- a CDS encoding MFS transporter: protein MSSTSVVRPSYAAVLRIPYARRTFAAALLGRLSYGIVPLAVMLAVTRATGSYAVAGFVMALFSGTSVFLSPARAALIDRFGPRRALVPMVAAYTALLGLLTVIVWRPGVASPLALGAVTAAAGACTPPLGPTMRAVFARLAPDKALLQRAYSLDAVAEELLFVSGPLLVGVIVGFAPPALGIVVGAVLIAAGTAGFVASPPVRDLTPGDAKAARARGKGRRRALRGIGRPVIAAAGVGLALGAVELLVVAFAEGRGHGSESVAWVLAALSAGSAVGGLANGAVVWRIAAGQRLALLAAGLGLALLGAGLAPGIGTLATAMAVAGLFVAPAITTAYLIADEAAAPEARVQAGAWVNTAVNAGGTAGTAVAGALVGRLPTGWCFAATGAVTLLAAVAVAVTRGATRDGRAPEVEDMGEVGDGGAVRAA from the coding sequence GTGTCTTCCACGTCTGTCGTGCGGCCTTCGTATGCCGCCGTTCTCCGGATCCCGTACGCCCGCCGCACCTTCGCCGCCGCCCTGCTGGGCAGGCTGTCGTACGGCATCGTCCCGCTGGCCGTGATGCTCGCCGTGACCCGGGCCACCGGGTCGTACGCGGTGGCGGGCTTCGTGATGGCGCTGTTCTCCGGGACCAGCGTCTTCCTGTCGCCCGCGAGAGCGGCCCTGATCGACCGGTTCGGGCCGCGCCGGGCGCTCGTGCCGATGGTCGCGGCCTACACCGCGCTGCTCGGGTTGTTGACGGTGATCGTCTGGCGTCCGGGCGTCGCCTCGCCGCTCGCGCTGGGCGCCGTGACCGCCGCCGCGGGGGCCTGCACCCCGCCGCTGGGGCCCACCATGCGGGCCGTGTTCGCCCGGCTGGCCCCCGACAAGGCGCTGCTGCAGCGCGCCTACAGCCTGGACGCCGTCGCCGAGGAACTGCTCTTCGTCTCGGGCCCGTTGCTGGTCGGCGTGATCGTCGGGTTCGCCCCGCCGGCGCTCGGGATCGTCGTCGGAGCGGTGCTGATCGCGGCCGGGACGGCTGGGTTCGTGGCCTCGCCCCCGGTGCGGGATCTGACGCCCGGCGACGCGAAGGCGGCGAGGGCGCGCGGCAAGGGCCGGCGTCGGGCCCTGCGTGGGATCGGGCGGCCCGTGATCGCCGCCGCGGGGGTCGGGCTCGCGCTGGGGGCCGTCGAACTGCTGGTCGTGGCGTTCGCCGAAGGGCGTGGCCACGGCAGTGAGAGCGTGGCCTGGGTGCTGGCCGCCCTGTCGGCCGGAAGCGCCGTCGGCGGACTCGCCAACGGGGCCGTCGTGTGGCGCATCGCGGCAGGGCAACGGCTGGCGCTGCTGGCCGCCGGCCTGGGCCTGGCACTGCTCGGCGCGGGACTGGCCCCGGGAATCGGCACACTCGCGACGGCCATGGCGGTCGCCGGGCTCTTCGTGGCCCCGGCGATCACCACGGCGTATCTCATCGCCGACGAGGCCGCCGCCCCCGAGGCCCGGGTCCAGGCCGGGGCCTGGGTGAACACCGCCGTCAACGCCGGGGGTACGGCAGGCACCGCGGTCGCCGGGGCGCTGGTCGGACGGCTGCCGACGGGATGGTGCTTCGCGGCGACCGGTGCGGTGACGCTGCTCGCGGCGGTGGCCGTGGCCGTGACGAGGGGCGCCACCCGTGACGGGCGCGCCCCTGAGGTGGAGGACATGGGGGAGGTGGGGGACGGGGGTGCCGTGCGGGCGGCCTGA
- the meaB gene encoding methylmalonyl Co-A mutase-associated GTPase MeaB: protein MQDVSTLVAQAREGRPRAVARLISLVEGASPQLREVMAALAPLTGNAYVVGLTGSPGVGKSTSTSALVTAYRKQGKRVGVLAVDPSSPFSGGALLGDRVRMSDHASDPGVYIRSMATRGHLGGLAWAAPQAIRVLDAAGCDVILVETVGVGQSEVEIASQADTSMVLLAPGMGDGIQAAKAGILEIGDVYVVNKADRDGADATARELNHMLGLGESRGPGDWRPPIVKTVAARGEGVDEVLEALEKHHAWMEEHGVLTERRRARAAREVETIAVTALRERIADLHGDRRLGALAERIVAGELDPYRAADELVAGLTQA from the coding sequence ATCTCCCTGGTGGAGGGGGCGTCCCCGCAGCTGCGGGAGGTCATGGCGGCACTGGCCCCGCTGACGGGCAACGCGTATGTGGTGGGGTTGACGGGCTCGCCGGGTGTCGGCAAGTCCACGTCGACGTCGGCCCTGGTCACGGCATACCGCAAGCAGGGCAAGCGGGTCGGCGTCCTGGCCGTCGACCCGTCCTCGCCCTTCTCGGGCGGCGCCCTGCTCGGCGACCGGGTGCGGATGTCGGACCACGCCTCCGACCCCGGCGTCTACATCCGCTCGATGGCGACGCGCGGCCACCTGGGCGGTCTGGCCTGGGCCGCCCCGCAGGCGATCCGGGTCCTGGACGCGGCGGGCTGCGACGTGATCCTGGTCGAGACGGTGGGCGTGGGCCAGTCGGAGGTCGAGATCGCGTCCCAGGCCGACACTTCCATGGTGCTGCTGGCTCCGGGGATGGGCGACGGCATCCAGGCCGCGAAGGCGGGCATCCTGGAGATCGGCGACGTCTACGTCGTCAACAAGGCCGACCGCGACGGCGCCGACGCCACCGCCCGCGAGCTCAACCACATGCTCGGCCTCGGCGAGTCCCGCGGCCCCGGCGACTGGCGCCCGCCCATCGTCAAGACGGTCGCCGCGCGCGGCGAGGGCGTCGACGAGGTCCTGGAGGCCCTGGAGAAGCACCACGCCTGGATGGAGGAACACGGCGTCCTCACGGAACGCCGCCGCGCCCGCGCCGCCCGCGAGGTCGAGACCATCGCCGTCACCGCCCTCCGCGAACGCATCGCCGACCTCCACGGCGACCGCCGCCTCGGCGCACTGGCGGAGAGGATCGTCGCCGGGGAACTGGATCCCTACCGGGCGGCCGACGAACTGGTGGCGGGGCTCACGCAGGCCTGA
- a CDS encoding sensor histidine kinase — MRGPVFGSVRSRATLAATLVVAVALVAAGTAVLLSLRSNLVGQAGTEAEHTARAVATDIALKRPDQPLSVDNDEPVQVLDDNHNLLAASDDLERISGTGSTAVRPQPQTSPGRAESGEDSDDEADDDSALESLEPGEISEHTSFTNGTATLDGETDDYRFAKVHVEVEGRGRLTVYAGAPLSAEQGAVRTALTVMLIGFPLLLAVVAGVTWLVTRRALRPVEGIRTEMAAITASEDLARRVPVPDTHDEVARLALTTNETLAALQTSVERQRSFVADASHELRSPIASLRTQLEVGAAHPELLDLDGAVEDTVRLQGLAADLLLLARLDAGERPGDTRFDLGALAREQAEGRAGVTVDARVVEVAGSRAQVGRVLTNLLDNARRHARSAVTVTVRQEGDRAVVAVADDGDGVAEADRERIFERFVRLDEARSRDDGGAGLGLAIARDVAVRHGGTLTVGRAPAGGALFELRLPQAN, encoded by the coding sequence GTGAGGGGCCCTGTGTTCGGTTCCGTCCGGTCCCGGGCGACGCTGGCCGCCACCCTGGTGGTCGCCGTCGCGCTGGTCGCGGCCGGGACCGCCGTACTGCTGTCGCTGAGGTCCAACCTGGTCGGGCAGGCCGGCACGGAGGCGGAACACACCGCACGGGCCGTCGCCACCGACATCGCCCTCAAGCGGCCCGACCAGCCGCTGTCGGTGGACAACGACGAGCCCGTCCAGGTCCTCGACGACAACCACAACCTGCTCGCGGCCAGCGATGACCTGGAGCGGATCAGCGGCACCGGCAGCACGGCGGTGCGGCCCCAGCCGCAGACCTCGCCCGGCCGGGCCGAGAGCGGTGAGGACTCCGACGACGAAGCCGACGACGACTCGGCCCTGGAATCCCTCGAACCGGGCGAGATCAGCGAGCACACCAGCTTCACCAACGGCACCGCCACGCTCGACGGCGAGACCGACGACTACCGCTTCGCCAAGGTCCACGTCGAGGTCGAGGGCCGGGGCCGGCTCACCGTGTACGCGGGCGCGCCCCTCTCCGCCGAACAGGGCGCCGTCCGGACGGCGTTGACCGTCATGCTGATCGGCTTCCCGCTGCTGCTCGCCGTCGTCGCGGGCGTCACCTGGCTGGTCACCCGGCGCGCCCTGCGCCCGGTGGAGGGCATCCGCACCGAGATGGCCGCGATCACCGCGTCCGAGGACCTCGCGCGCCGTGTGCCGGTGCCGGACACGCACGACGAGGTCGCCCGTCTCGCGCTGACCACGAACGAGACGCTGGCCGCGCTCCAGACCTCGGTGGAGCGCCAGCGCAGCTTCGTCGCGGACGCCTCGCACGAACTGCGCAGCCCGATCGCGTCCCTGCGCACCCAGCTCGAAGTGGGCGCCGCCCACCCCGAGTTGCTCGACCTCGACGGCGCCGTGGAGGACACCGTACGGCTCCAGGGCCTCGCGGCCGATCTGCTGCTGCTCGCCCGTCTGGACGCGGGAGAGCGGCCCGGCGACACGCGGTTCGACCTGGGCGCGCTCGCCCGCGAACAGGCCGAGGGGCGCGCGGGCGTGACCGTGGACGCGCGGGTCGTGGAGGTGGCCGGGTCACGGGCGCAGGTGGGGCGGGTGCTCACCAACCTGCTGGACAACGCCCGGCGGCACGCCCGCTCGGCGGTCACCGTGACCGTCCGGCAGGAGGGGGACCGGGCCGTGGTGGCCGTCGCCGACGACGGGGACGGGGTGGCCGAGGCCGACCGGGAGCGGATCTTCGAGCGGTTCGTACGGCTGGACGAGGCCCGTAGCCGCGACGACGGCGGCGCCGGACTGGGCCTGGCCATCGCCCGCGACGTCGCCGTACGGCACGGTGGCACGCTCACCGTGGGCAGGGCGCCGGCGGGCGGAGCCCTGTTCGAACTCCGCCTGCCGCAGGCTAACTAG
- a CDS encoding AIM24 family protein: MSPYGTPGGGALGGPVVLDPTTLPSDDNVNAYTFCVELKGSQWFLQKGKMIAYYGSMEFNGVGHGRLDRLVRTSFHSPLHASDWVVAEGSGKMLLADRAFDVNSYDLEDGNLTIRSGNLLAFQPSLALKQSIVPGFLTLIGTGKFVAASNGPVVFMEPPIRVDPQALVGWADCPSPCHHYDHGYMTGVMGGLRALTGLGGASGEEHQFEFVGAGTVLLQSTETLMAEQATGAVPPEAGVPGAGGTHTGPSQTAGTQRLPGQLGDLQRRFGL; this comes from the coding sequence GTGAGCCCCTACGGAACCCCCGGCGGCGGAGCCTTGGGCGGCCCCGTCGTCCTGGACCCGACGACGCTGCCCTCCGACGACAACGTCAACGCCTACACCTTCTGCGTGGAGCTCAAGGGGAGCCAGTGGTTCCTGCAGAAGGGGAAGATGATCGCCTACTACGGCTCGATGGAGTTCAACGGCGTCGGGCACGGCCGACTCGACCGTCTTGTCCGTACGTCCTTTCATTCGCCTCTGCACGCGAGCGACTGGGTCGTGGCGGAGGGCTCGGGGAAAATGCTGCTGGCCGACCGGGCCTTCGACGTGAACTCGTACGACCTCGAAGACGGCAATCTGACCATTCGCTCGGGCAACCTTCTCGCTTTTCAGCCAAGTCTCGCCCTCAAGCAATCGATCGTGCCGGGTTTTCTGACACTGATCGGAACCGGAAAGTTCGTGGCCGCATCTAACGGTCCAGTGGTGTTCATGGAACCCCCGATCCGGGTGGACCCGCAGGCCCTCGTCGGCTGGGCCGACTGCCCGTCGCCGTGCCACCACTACGACCATGGCTATATGACCGGCGTAATGGGCGGTCTACGTGCACTGACAGGCCTCGGCGGGGCCTCCGGAGAGGAGCATCAGTTCGAGTTCGTCGGAGCCGGTACGGTCCTGCTCCAGTCGACCGAGACCCTGATGGCCGAGCAGGCCACGGGGGCGGTTCCGCCGGAGGCCGGAGTGCCGGGTGCCGGCGGGACGCACACAGGCCCTTCACAGACGGCCGGGACACAGCGCCTTCCCGGACAGCTGGGAGACCTCCAGCGTCGCTTCGGGCTGTGA
- a CDS encoding MTH1187 family thiamine-binding protein → MIVAFSVTPLGVGEDVGEYVADAVRVVRESGLPNRTDAMFTSIEGDWDEVMDVVRRAVAAVEARAPRVSLVLKADIRPGVTDALTSKVETVERHLAE, encoded by the coding sequence ATGATCGTCGCGTTTTCCGTGACGCCCCTCGGCGTCGGCGAGGACGTGGGGGAGTACGTCGCCGACGCCGTCCGCGTGGTCCGCGAGTCCGGCCTGCCCAACCGCACCGACGCGATGTTCACCTCCATCGAGGGCGACTGGGACGAGGTCATGGACGTGGTCAGACGAGCCGTGGCCGCCGTAGAGGCCCGCGCCCCCCGCGTCTCCCTGGTCCTCAAGGCCGACATCCGCCCCGGCGTGACCGACGCCCTCACCTCCAAGGTGGAGACGGTAGAGCGCCACCTCGCCGAGTAG
- a CDS encoding MarR family winged helix-turn-helix transcriptional regulator translates to METETATHWLTDAEQCAWRTHLEVNRLLTYQLEKDLQPFGLTMNDYEILVNLSESEDVRMRMSDLASATLQSKSRLSHQITRMENANLVRRENCESDRRGLYAVLTEHGMETMQKVAPHHVASVRRHFIDLLAPESMTELDKALKPIAEHLRGQRGRP, encoded by the coding sequence ATGGAGACCGAGACGGCCACCCACTGGCTGACCGATGCGGAGCAGTGCGCCTGGCGCACCCACCTGGAGGTCAACAGGCTCTTGACGTACCAGCTCGAAAAGGACCTGCAGCCGTTCGGCCTGACAATGAACGACTACGAGATCCTGGTGAATCTCTCCGAGTCCGAGGACGTACGGATGCGGATGAGCGACCTCGCGTCGGCCACCCTCCAGTCCAAGAGCCGCCTCTCCCACCAGATCACCCGGATGGAGAACGCGAACCTGGTCCGGCGTGAGAACTGCGAGTCCGACCGCCGCGGGCTCTACGCGGTCCTCACCGAGCACGGTATGGAGACCATGCAGAAGGTCGCGCCGCATCATGTGGCATCGGTGCGGAGGCACTTCATCGACCTGCTGGCCCCCGAGTCCATGACAGAGCTCGACAAGGCCCTCAAGCCCATCGCGGAGCACCTGCGCGGCCAGCGGGGGCGCCCGTAA